TTGGCGACGGGAGCCTACCAGGACGACCACCGCGACCGCGCCCAAACCACATGGCGTACCCGCGCACAATCATTGCCAGCAGAGCAACACCGATAAGCGCCAGGACCAGCTGATTCACCCACCCAAACAGGATGCCCATGTGCGCGTTAATCAGCCATTCGGTCAGCTTTGCCGGCAGCGGCCAGTCCGCAAAGTGAATCCGGTCAACCATCGCTCCGGTCGACCCGTCTACGGTGACGGTCTCAATGCCCATCCGCCATTCCTCGCGGGCTTCCTTGGCCATCCACACCGTGCCAGCTTCCGGTGGTGTCAGTTCGACTTTCCCGGACAGCCCCTCGGCACGTGCGAGGTTCATAACACTATCCGCCTCTGACCAGTCATAATTCGCAGGCGCAGTCGCAGTCACAGCTGGTTTCGGCGCGTACCAGTCCATCGTCTCGCGCAGCTTCGCGATGCCCGTTCCAGCCACCCACGACCACGTCAGGCCGGTGACGGTCAGGAACAAAAGTCCAACGCTGACCGCCACACCAACATTCGCGTGACGACGCATATGATGCGCCCTCTTACTTGTTCCCCGTGTCCGCTTGCGGCGCGAACGGTCCCACCAGAGCCAGAGGCCACCAATAGCCAGTGCGCCCATCCAGGATGCTGCTGTCTCAGAGTAGAGGCGACCAAAGTTGCTATCAATCCAGAGCCTGCGGTGCCCTTCCGAGATCCAGGCCCGCAGTGGCAGCGCCGCCGAGGAACCGTATTGCACCAGGTCGCCCTTGATGCTCAGGTCGCCTGGGTCGACGAACACCGCATGCCGGTAGGACTCCGACTTCAACTGCTCATCGTTGAACATGACTCGCGTTGTCTGTCCCGGCTTTTCCGGGACCTGCACTGCGGTCACCGGCAGCTTAGGATGCACGCGCTGCGCGACCTCAACCTGCTTTTCCAGAGGCTGTGCGGGAAGGCCTGATGTTGCAGTTAGTTCTTCGTGGTAAACCACCTTTTCTATGCTCGGCGCGAGGGCATACGCCACGCCTGTGACAGCTGCAATAACGAGTAGCGGCGCAACGAGGATGCCTGCAACGACATGGATTCGGTGCAGTAATGCTCGTGGCCCACCATTTTTCTGAGTCTGTGCGACGGGGTTTGCGGCTGGCGTTCCAGCGGCATCGCCTGTGGCTATTGAAGTCATGCTCTATTAGTCGGACGAACCGCCTCACTTGTTCCCCAGCAAGCTCATTTTTATTAACTTCCAGGGGTAACCATTTGGCCACGCGCCCCGTTGAAGGCCACCTCGTGCGCAACTATTCGTCGTAAAGCCCGCGTACCCTCGAACACATGGCTTATCCAGACGTGTACCACGCCAATGACAACCGCTATGAAACGATGCCGTACAACCGCTCCGGCGACACGGGGCTAAAGCTTCCAGCCATTACGCTGGGACTTTGGCATAACTTTGGTGATGACCGGCCGCTCGAGACGCAGCGTGAAATCCTGCGCACCGCGTTCGACCACGGCGTCACGCACTTCGATCTCGCCAACAATTACGGCCCACCACAGGGCTCTGCGGAGGCGAATTTCGGTCGCATCATGGCCAAGGATTTCGCTCCCTACCGCGATGAAATGATCATTTCCTCCAAGGCCGGTTGGTACATGCAGGATGGCCCCTACGGCTTCGGCGGCTCGCGGAAATACCTCGTGGCCAGCTGCGATGCCTCGCTGAAGCGCATGGGCCTGGATTATGTGGACATTTTCTACCACCACCGGCCCGACCCGGATACGCCTATCGAGGAAACCGTCGCCGCCCTCGACTTCCTCGTCCGCTCGGGACGCGCGCTCTACGTCGGCGTGAGCTCCTACTCCCCCGAGCTCACTCGCCGCGCACAGAAAATCGCCCGTGAGCTGGGCACTCCGCTGACTATTCACCAGCCGAGCTACTCCATGTTCAACCGCTGGATCGAGGACGAACTGCTGGCAACCTGCGCCGACGAAGGCATGGGCGTCATCGCCTTTTCCGCGCTTGCGCAGGGGCTTCTCACCGACCGCTATCTAGATGGCGTGCCGGAGGCCTCGCGTCTCGGCGCGCACAAGATGAACTCGGGGTTCCTCAACGACGACACGCTCACCGCCATCCGTGAGCTCAACGCCATTGCTTTACGACGAGGCCAGTCCCTGGCACAGATGGCCATCTCGTGGGTTCTTCGCCGTGACGAAGTGACCTCCGCCCTAATTGGGGCATCGTCGGTGGAGCAGCTGAAAAACAGCCTCGGAGCCCTGGACGCTGCGCCGTTTAGCGATGAAGAACTCGCGGAGATCGACAAGTGGGCCGTCGACCGCGGGATTAACCAGTGGCAGGGCGCTACGGAGTCTGTATAGCCGGCAGCACATACTCAATCAGCTCGTCAATCTGCTCTTCCGCATCGCGTTTAGAGGTGCGGAAGTTGATGCTGACGTGATTGATGCCGAGCTGTCGCTGGGAGTGCAGCAGTTCGATGAGCTTGTTGCGGCCAAGGCGGTACCCGAAGTGGCCGCCCTGCGCGGGTGCGTCGGGGTCTTCATGCAGGTCAATCCACAATGATTCCAGGAAGGGTTTGAAGACACCCTCACCGCACTCCTGGGCTACCGCCTCCTGCCAGTTGGCGATGTTTTTCTTCTGCATCTCCAGGCCTTTGTGATACATGAACCACCCGTCGGTATGAGCGGCTTTCCACTCCAGGCTCTGCTGGCATGAGCCGGTGGCCAACAGCGGAACTCGGCGTGCCAGCGGCTTGGGCACCACATCGGATCCGCCCATCTTCCCCTCGGACCACCGGATAGGCCGGTCACTGGTGCTGAGGGCCTTTTCATAGACCTCGATATGCTCGCGGAAACGCTCACCGCGCTTGCCTTTGTCCTGGTTAAAGGCGGGGAACTCCTCGGGTCGATCGCCGGTGGCAACGCCGAAGAGGAAACGGCCGTCGGAAAGCCTGTCCAGCGTGGCCGCGCGCTTAGCCATCACCAGCGGATGCTGAAAAGGCACGACGATTGCACCCGTGCCGAGTGCGATGTCGCTGGTGTGTGCGGCGATGTAGCTGAGGTACATCCAGGGGTCGTAGACCTGGCCGACGTCGCCGAATGTTTCCACACGCAGCGGGATGTCGCGCGCCCACACTGCCGCGATGCCTGCGCGTTCGGCTTTCCGAATCAGCCGAATCTGATTGCTCAGCGCGTCCTTGGGTTCGGCTTCGGCGTCCTGCTCGATGGGCAGACTGAGCCCCACAGTTAGCCTGCCCGGCGCGAATGTGCGCTGGTAACCGGGTAGTTCGTCGATGGGCTTGTCCGAAAGATCAAACAGCGAGCTCATGGTGTTTAACGGTAGTACAGCTTGAGCCACGGCACCCGCAGTTAAGCTGGAACCATGCTTGAGGATGCCATCATCGTCGGAGGCGGCCAAGCTGCCCTCGCTACCGCCTACTACCTGCACAAACACGACATTGATCCGCTCGTTCTGGACAATCAGCCGGCTCCCGGCGGCTCCTGGCGCAATGTCTGGCCCTCAATGACGCTCTTTTCCACCCCGGGTTTCTCCAACCTTCCGGGCATCCAGATGCCCGATTATGACGGCTTCCCGCCCACTTCCCATGTGATTGATTACCTCAGCTCCTACGAAAAGCGCTACGAACTGCGCGTTCAGCGCCCGGTTAACGTTACCCACGTCACCCACGACGGCACCTTCCACCTCACCAGCGATGCCGGAGACTTCGAGTCCCACCAACTCATCGCCGCCACCGGCAACCGCCCCTTCGTCCCCCACTACCCCGGCACGACCTCCGCAAAACAGTGGCATTCGGCCAATTACCCAGGCCCCGAGCCATTCGAAGGCTCCCGCGTTGCCGTTGTCGGCGCGGCGAACTCCGGCGCCCAAATCGCCGCTGAACTGATACTTTCCGGTATCGACACCACCTGGTTCACCCGCCACGAACCGCGCTGGATGCCCGACGACGTCGACGGTCGCGTCCTGTTCGAACGCAACCGTCAGCGAGCACTCGCCATCGCACGTGGCGAACCCGACCCCGGCCCCTCCGACAGTATCGGCGACATCGTTGTCCTGCCGTCCGTCCGCAAAGCCCGCGACTCCGGTGCCCTCACCTGGACACCCATGTTCTCTTCGCTTGACGACGTCCACGCGGACCACCTCATTTGGTGCACCGGTTTCCGCCCCGCGCTCAGCCCCTTCCGCAGCGTCGACTCCGACCTCATCGAGTTCGTCGGCTACGGCGACTGGGTTGGCCCCGGTGCAGCCACGATTATGGGTGTTGGCCCCTTCGCTAAGCGCGCGGCTGAGCGGGTGGCTGCTCGACTGTCAGCATGATCTGCATCAACATCATGTCCAACCAACGCCCGTTCTTTGTCCCTACCTGAGGCAATAGCCCAACACGCTGGAAACCATACTTTTCGTGCAGCGCAATCGACCCCTCGTTGCTGCCGTCAATCGCTGCCACCAAAACGTGCTTTCCCGCCTCACGAGCAGCATCAATGGTCACCTGTAGAAGCGTCCCGCCAATGCCCCGGCCCTGAAAGCTCGGATGTACGTAGATGGAGTTTTCCACTGTGTACCGAAAACCCGTCGAAGTCGCGAAAGTCACTAAAGGTGGCATATCCAGCGACTTCGTCGTCAAGCGTGGCGACGAAAACCGGGTAACCCTTCTCCCAGTGCACCTCCATCCATGCAATGCGATTCTCCGCACTGACCGTGCCATCGTTCCAGATGGCGACGGTGTTGATCACGGCCTCGTTGTAAATCTCCGCGATTGCCTCGGCGTCCTCCCGCGTTGCTTGCCGAATAATCATGGTTTTGCCCCGTTTTCTGCGCTGGTTTCTGCACTCCGCCTTTATAGATGCGAGATTATCAAGCTTCCGGTTTCGAACGGGTGTTTTATTTATATTTTTCCGCAACCCTCCATGCGTCACCCGCAAACAACCTGGTAGCAAACGCTTTTATGGTCAGCCGACATCTACAAAAACCATTCAAGATCTCTCATCATTTCTCTTTACAAGCCAGAATGACACCTGTACGATAGCAAGTAAGTTCGAAAGAAGGCCGACAACCATTGGAACACCAGGGGGATCCAATGAAGTCCGAACAAGTACCCGAACCATATTGGGCTCATGAAAATCCCGAAGATGAGCTCTCAGCACTCGCGCGGGCTACCAACCGCACCCACCTTGAATTGATTGAAGCCTGCTGCCCTGCAGGCGATGATGACGTTGAAAACCATGCCGCTCGCATCAGCGTTCGCCTGGGAATCACCCGCAGTGAAGCACTGCGTATCTGTGACATTGGCCTATTGCTGGAGAAAATGCCTCAGCTAGCGGCCTACGCCCGGGAAAGCTGTGCATTGTCCATGCGGCAACTCGGCATCATTGCACATGGCGTGGTCGGCATCGAGCCGGATCAAATACCCGATGCGGAGAAGAAAATTCTGGCATTGGTTACGCCACGGAAGCGTCGTCAAGCGATGATTGGCCCTCGTACGCTCACCACCAAAATTGGTGATATTGCTGCGGACTTGGATGACCGTGCTCGCACTGACGGCACAATTCCCACCATCACCGATACGGAATCGGTGACTCTGGTGGAACGCCCCGACAGCTACTCCCAAATCATTCTCACGCTGCGCCCGGACCGCGCCTACTTCGCCATGTGCGCAATTGAAACGGTCTTCCGCGCGAATGAAGAAATGACGCAGGCGGATGCATTTGTGGAACTGATTCACCAGCGCACCAATGCAGAAGTTGTGCTCAATGTTTTCCGCGAGCCCCACAGTGATGACGCCTGGCTGGACGGCGCCGGCTGGCTCGGCGCGCTGGTCACGGAAGAGTGGATGCAAAAGGTGACGCATGTCCGCCTCTCAGCAGACAGCGCCACCAATGGTTACCGCCCAACCCCAGCGCAGGTTGCCCGCGTCCACGGTCGTGACGGCACGTGCCGCTTCCCCGGCTGCGAAGTCCCAGCGTACAAGTGCGATATTGACCATATCGCACCGTACAACCAGGAAGACTCCGAAGCCGGTGGCCCCACCGACACACAGAATCTGCACTGCCTATGCCGGAAGCACCACAACCTGAAAACCCACAAGCTCTGGGATATCACGGCTTATGAGGACGGCTCAGAGGTGTGGTCCTCTGCCGACGGCGTTACCGCGGCGACCGTCCCGGCCGGACCGTTAGCCGGGTTCGGGCGACAGACTTTTGACAAGCGCGCTACTCAGAAGACGAAAGCACGCCATGACCACTACATGAAGTGGTGGCTGTCATTCGCGGCGGTGCCAGATCTAGTCTTTGATGATGGGGAGGATTAACCCAGCGGGCCACCGCAGTTCGGCCATGCGCCAGCACCCTGGGAGGCAAGCACGCGCTCGCCAATCTCAATCTGCTGCTCCTTGGTGGCCTGGTCAGCCGTTGGTGCGTACTGGTCACCGCCGTGGCCGCTCCAGGTCTGCTGCGAGAACTGCAGTCCGCCGTAGTAGCCGTTACCGGTATTGGTCTGCCAGTTTCCGCCGGACTCACATGCCGCAACCTGATCCCAGGCGCTGACTGATGCAGCGTTAGCGGCGGCGGTCGGGGCAGCAATCATGCCTGCTGCCACGGCGGCGGATGCGATGAACTTACCGGAAAAACGCATAAACAGAGAACACTCCTAAAGGGTTGACTTTTCTCTTGGCCGACCAACCTACGCGCACCCTCCCCCACCCTGTCAACCCGTATCCTGGAAAGCATGTCCGTGGCAGATGTCGTCCGCAAAACCGAGAGAAGAATCAACGCGCTGGCCGCCAAGCGTTCCAAAAACGCTGGTTGGGAACCGGAAATCATCGGATTCACCGGGTACGGAAATGCAGAGCGCGTTCGCGTACTCGGCCGTGTCCTTATGAAGGATCCGGCCAAAAAACGAGACGAAGAACGAAACAAAAAACGCGGGTTTTGGCAGTTCTTTACCGTCGAACTCGCGGACTTTCCCGTCACCATCACTGCCGGCAATCGCACGGTGGAAACCACCACGGATAGCAACGGCTACATCGAGGTGCTGATTCGGAATCACGGCCTCGAACCCGGCTGGCACGAGATCACCATCAACGACACTCCCGCAGAGGCCCTCATCCTCTCCCCGGAAACCAAATACGGCATCGTCTCCGATATTGATGACACTGTTTTGGTCACCATGCTGCCGCGCACCCTCATCGCCGCCTACAACTCCTGGGTCAAAGAGACAGACGAGCGCAAAGCCGTCGCTGGCTTCAGCGAGTTCTATGCGCAACTTCGCCGTCGTTACGCGAGCAAAACCGATGAGGACACGGACGTTCCCGTCATCTACCTTTCCACCGGCGCATGGAACACCTTCGGCACACTAAAAAAGTTCCTGCACCGCAACAACCTGCCGAAGGGCCCGCTACTGCTCACCGATTGGGGGCCAACGCCCACTGGCCTGTTCCGCTCGGGCAAGGAACATAAGAAGGTGCGACTGCGGGACCTGTTTATTGACTTCCCCGAAATCAACTGGATTCTCGTCGGTGATGACGGCCAATACGACCCGCTCATCTACGGCACAGCCGCGGCGGAGCATCCGGATAAGGTCGCGGCAATCGCAATCCGCAACCTCACTCCCAGCGAGCACGTGCTCTCCCACGGCACCGCAGTGCCAATTGAAAAACTGGAGAACAAGGAGGTTCCATTCATCGAGGGTGCCGACGGCTTTAAGCTGCTCAAACAGATCGACCAACTGCCGCAACCATGATCTACCTCCGCCAGGCCCGTATTCACGATGATGCCGAGCTCCCGGCTTACGTCGTAAAGCTCGCGTTGCCCTTCCCCATGGCCTTCACCACGCCGATTACCATCTTGACCGGCGAAAACGGCAAGGGAAAGTCGACGGTGCTGGAGGCGTTGGCGTCGGCGATGGGGGTCGACACGGACGGCGGCTCGCGGTTTAAAACGCAGGAGCGCACCTCTCCGATTCCGCTCGCGCTGACCAAGCGCAATCCCCCGGATACGTTCTTCTTTCGCGGCGACGCGCACTTAAACCTCGCGCGTTTCTACGCATCGATCGGCAGCCTCCCCGGCGGTGACGGCATGGCGGATCTGACGAAAATGAGTCACGGCCAATCCATCATGGCGCTGGCCAAACGCCGCTTCGGTGCCGAATCGCTAATCTTCCTCGACGAACCCGAGGCCGGACTGTCGGTACTGCGCCAGCTGGAACTCCTCGGCCGTCTCGGCGCGCTCGCAGAAGCCGGCGCACAGATTATCATGGCGACGCATTCCCCCATCCTGCTCGCCGCACCGGAAGCAACGATCATTTCGCTTGACGACGCCGACACCACCCACTTCGAAGACACCCTCGCGGTACGGGCGACCAGGGATTTCCTAGCCGATCCCGTCGGCATCGCGGACTACATGGTGGAGCGTTTTACTTCGGATTCTTAAGCCCCAGCGATGCCACGACGCCCACGGCCGACAGCGCCACCGGCAGCCACATGGCATCACTCATGGCGGTGGTGAAGTCGCCACGGTTGCTGCTGAGCGCCGCCGCCATGACGGTGGCAATCAGCGCACTACCCAGCACACTGCCGATCTGGCGGATGGTGTTGTACACACCGGAGGCAGCACCGGCGAGGATCGGGTCAATGTTGCGGGTCGCGGCCGTCGACAGCGTGCCCCAAATAAATGCGTTGGCCACACCGAATGCGGCGCCCGGCAGTAGCAGCCACAGCACGGAGAGGTCCTCGTGGATGAGGTAGTGAAACCCGAGCATGCCCACCAGCGAGGACCCAAAACCGATCAGCGCGAACTCGCGGAACTTCAGCCGATCCAGCATTCGCCCAGTCCACGGTGCCATGACACCGGAAATCAGCGCCTGCGGCACGAGCAGTAGTGAGGCTTGGATGGTCGATAGGTCGCGAGCATTCTGGGCGAAGAGGATGATTGGGAAACCAACCGCGACCACCAGCGCTCCCATCACGGCAATGGCCAACGAGGAGACGGTGAAGTTACGATCCTTAAAAAGGGACAGCGGCATCAGCGGTTCGGCCGTGGTCTTGGCCTCCCAGACCGTAAACAGGCCAAGAATCACCACACCGGCGGCAATCAGTGCCCAGATCCAACCGGACCAGCCGGCACTCTCCCCCTCCTGAATGCCGAAGACCAGCAGGAACATACCAATCGCGCTGAGCACAACGCCCAGATAGTCAATCTTGTTGCGGTGCGTCTCGAAGGTCGGCAGATAGCGGAACGCAAAAACGAGCCCGACCACGCCAATCGGCACATTAATGAGGAAAATCCAGCGCCAACTCAGCAGCTGAATCAACACGCCACCAGCCAGCGGCCCCGTCAGCGAGGCAATTCCGGCCGCCGCGCCCCACAGCCCCATCGCCGCACCGCGATGCACCGGTGGAAACATCTGCGTAATCAGCGCCATCGTCTGCGGTGTCAGCAGCGCGGCCCCCAGTCCCTGCACCACGCGGGCAATGATCAGCATGCTTAACGACGGCGCCAACCCACACGCCAGCGACGCCAACACGAAGATAACCAAGCCCGCTACATAGGTGTGCTTGACTCCCCAGAGGTCACCGAGCCTGCCGGTAATAAGCAACGGCACCGCATAGGCCAGCAAATAACCGCTGGTCACCCACATGACCTGGTTGAGCTCACCGCCCAGTTCATGCTGGATGGTGTTAATACCAACGGTGACAATGGTGGCGTCGACCAGAATCATGAAGAAGCCGAGCAATACGGTCCACAGCGCTGGCCACGCCTTTTTGGGATCAAACTGAGTATTCAAATCTGTAGCCACTCGAAGTCATGTTAGTTGATGGCACAGTAAAATCCAGACCATGGCTGTTCAGCATATGACCGACGAAACCATCGCCGAGTTCTTCGCCGACCACCTCTCGCGCGTAGATGATGACATGCAGCG
The nucleotide sequence above comes from Corynebacterium amycolatum. Encoded proteins:
- a CDS encoding PepSY-associated TM helix domain-containing protein, with protein sequence MTSIATGDAAGTPAANPVAQTQKNGGPRALLHRIHVVAGILVAPLLVIAAVTGVAYALAPSIEKVVYHEELTATSGLPAQPLEKQVEVAQRVHPKLPVTAVQVPEKPGQTTRVMFNDEQLKSESYRHAVFVDPGDLSIKGDLVQYGSSAALPLRAWISEGHRRLWIDSNFGRLYSETAASWMGALAIGGLWLWWDRSRRKRTRGTSKRAHHMRRHANVGVAVSVGLLFLTVTGLTWSWVAGTGIAKLRETMDWYAPKPAVTATAPANYDWSEADSVMNLARAEGLSGKVELTPPEAGTVWMAKEAREEWRMGIETVTVDGSTGAMVDRIHFADWPLPAKLTEWLINAHMGILFGWVNQLVLALIGVALLAMIVRGYAMWFGRGRGGRPGRLPSPTRWRDIRPGVAAAVVALLIAYSVVAPLFGVTLVGFVIIDWAWRKLRRG
- a CDS encoding aldo/keto reductase, whose translation is MAYPDVYHANDNRYETMPYNRSGDTGLKLPAITLGLWHNFGDDRPLETQREILRTAFDHGVTHFDLANNYGPPQGSAEANFGRIMAKDFAPYRDEMIISSKAGWYMQDGPYGFGGSRKYLVASCDASLKRMGLDYVDIFYHHRPDPDTPIEETVAALDFLVRSGRALYVGVSSYSPELTRRAQKIARELGTPLTIHQPSYSMFNRWIEDELLATCADEGMGVIAFSALAQGLLTDRYLDGVPEASRLGAHKMNSGFLNDDTLTAIRELNAIALRRGQSLAQMAISWVLRRDEVTSALIGASSVEQLKNSLGALDAAPFSDEELAEIDKWAVDRGINQWQGATESV
- a CDS encoding LLM class oxidoreductase translates to MSSLFDLSDKPIDELPGYQRTFAPGRLTVGLSLPIEQDAEAEPKDALSNQIRLIRKAERAGIAAVWARDIPLRVETFGDVGQVYDPWMYLSYIAAHTSDIALGTGAIVVPFQHPLVMAKRAATLDRLSDGRFLFGVATGDRPEEFPAFNQDKGKRGERFREHIEVYEKALSTSDRPIRWSEGKMGGSDVVPKPLARRVPLLATGSCQQSLEWKAAHTDGWFMYHKGLEMQKKNIANWQEAVAQECGEGVFKPFLESLWIDLHEDPDAPAQGGHFGYRLGRNKLIELLHSQRQLGINHVSINFRTSKRDAEEQIDELIEYVLPAIQTP
- a CDS encoding NAD(P)-binding domain-containing protein; the protein is MLEDAIIVGGGQAALATAYYLHKHDIDPLVLDNQPAPGGSWRNVWPSMTLFSTPGFSNLPGIQMPDYDGFPPTSHVIDYLSSYEKRYELRVQRPVNVTHVTHDGTFHLTSDAGDFESHQLIAATGNRPFVPHYPGTTSAKQWHSANYPGPEPFEGSRVAVVGAANSGAQIAAELILSGIDTTWFTRHEPRWMPDDVDGRVLFERNRQRALAIARGEPDPGPSDSIGDIVVLPSVRKARDSGALTWTPMFSSLDDVHADHLIWCTGFRPALSPFRSVDSDLIEFVGYGDWVGPGAATIMGVGPFAKRAAERVAARLSA
- a CDS encoding GNAT family N-acetyltransferase, with protein sequence MTFATSTGFRYTVENSIYVHPSFQGRGIGGTLLQVTIDAAREAGKHVLVAAIDGSNEGSIALHEKYGFQRVGLLPQVGTKNGRWLDMMLMQIMLTVEQPPAQPRA
- a CDS encoding GNAT family N-acetyltransferase is translated as MIIRQATREDAEAIAEIYNEAVINTVAIWNDGTVSAENRIAWMEVHWEKGYPVFVATLDDEVAGYATFSDFRDFDGFSVHSGKLHLRTSELSGPGHWRDASTGDH
- a CDS encoding HNH endonuclease signature motif containing protein, giving the protein MKSEQVPEPYWAHENPEDELSALARATNRTHLELIEACCPAGDDDVENHAARISVRLGITRSEALRICDIGLLLEKMPQLAAYARESCALSMRQLGIIAHGVVGIEPDQIPDAEKKILALVTPRKRRQAMIGPRTLTTKIGDIAADLDDRARTDGTIPTITDTESVTLVERPDSYSQIILTLRPDRAYFAMCAIETVFRANEEMTQADAFVELIHQRTNAEVVLNVFREPHSDDAWLDGAGWLGALVTEEWMQKVTHVRLSADSATNGYRPTPAQVARVHGRDGTCRFPGCEVPAYKCDIDHIAPYNQEDSEAGGPTDTQNLHCLCRKHHNLKTHKLWDITAYEDGSEVWSSADGVTAATVPAGPLAGFGRQTFDKRATQKTKARHDHYMKWWLSFAAVPDLVFDDGED
- a CDS encoding transglycosylase family protein; this translates as MRFSGKFIASAAVAAGMIAAPTAAANAASVSAWDQVAACESGGNWQTNTGNGYYGGLQFSQQTWSGHGGDQYAPTADQATKEQQIEIGERVLASQGAGAWPNCGGPLG
- a CDS encoding App1 family protein, giving the protein MSVADVVRKTERRINALAAKRSKNAGWEPEIIGFTGYGNAERVRVLGRVLMKDPAKKRDEERNKKRGFWQFFTVELADFPVTITAGNRTVETTTDSNGYIEVLIRNHGLEPGWHEITINDTPAEALILSPETKYGIVSDIDDTVLVTMLPRTLIAAYNSWVKETDERKAVAGFSEFYAQLRRRYASKTDEDTDVPVIYLSTGAWNTFGTLKKFLHRNNLPKGPLLLTDWGPTPTGLFRSGKEHKKVRLRDLFIDFPEINWILVGDDGQYDPLIYGTAAAEHPDKVAAIAIRNLTPSEHVLSHGTAVPIEKLENKEVPFIEGADGFKLLKQIDQLPQP
- a CDS encoding AAA family ATPase, whose product is MIYLRQARIHDDAELPAYVVKLALPFPMAFTTPITILTGENGKGKSTVLEALASAMGVDTDGGSRFKTQERTSPIPLALTKRNPPDTFFFRGDAHLNLARFYASIGSLPGGDGMADLTKMSHGQSIMALAKRRFGAESLIFLDEPEAGLSVLRQLELLGRLGALAEAGAQIIMATHSPILLAAPEATIISLDDADTTHFEDTLAVRATRDFLADPVGIADYMVERFTSDS
- a CDS encoding DHA2 family efflux MFS transporter permease subunit, whose product is MATDLNTQFDPKKAWPALWTVLLGFFMILVDATIVTVGINTIQHELGGELNQVMWVTSGYLLAYAVPLLITGRLGDLWGVKHTYVAGLVIFVLASLACGLAPSLSMLIIARVVQGLGAALLTPQTMALITQMFPPVHRGAAMGLWGAAAGIASLTGPLAGGVLIQLLSWRWIFLINVPIGVVGLVFAFRYLPTFETHRNKIDYLGVVLSAIGMFLLVFGIQEGESAGWSGWIWALIAAGVVILGLFTVWEAKTTAEPLMPLSLFKDRNFTVSSLAIAVMGALVVAVGFPIILFAQNARDLSTIQASLLLVPQALISGVMAPWTGRMLDRLKFREFALIGFGSSLVGMLGFHYLIHEDLSVLWLLLPGAAFGVANAFIWGTLSTAATRNIDPILAGAASGVYNTIRQIGSVLGSALIATVMAAALSSNRGDFTTAMSDAMWLPVALSAVGVVASLGLKNPK